In Streptomyces sp. NBC_00448, the following are encoded in one genomic region:
- a CDS encoding Lrp/AsnC family transcriptional regulator gives MNVRLLAELHRNPRLPMSALARIVGMSAPAVTDRVRRLEEDGVITGFRMAVDPSALGLPVTALVRVRPGPGQLPNLMALATDHEQVSESHRLTGEDCLLLKIHTATIDGLEADLDEFLLYGQTTTSLVVATPVPPRPLPLPSPAE, from the coding sequence ATGAACGTCAGACTCCTCGCCGAACTCCACCGCAACCCACGCCTGCCCATGTCCGCCCTCGCCCGCATCGTCGGCATGTCGGCGCCCGCCGTCACCGACCGGGTGCGCCGGTTGGAGGAGGACGGCGTCATCACCGGCTTCCGCATGGCCGTCGACCCATCGGCACTCGGCCTGCCCGTCACCGCCCTGGTACGGGTACGGCCCGGCCCCGGACAACTGCCCAACCTGATGGCCCTCGCGACCGACCACGAACAGGTCAGCGAAAGCCACCGGCTCACCGGCGAGGACTGCCTGCTGCTGAAGATCCACACGGCGACCATCGACGGCCTCGAAGCCGACCTCGACGAGTTCCTCCTCTACGGCCAGACCACCACATCCCTCGTCGTGGCGACCCCGGTCCCGCCACGCCCCCTTCCACTCCCCTCACCCGCCGAGTAG
- a CDS encoding aldo/keto reductase, whose amino-acid sequence MRYSRVGLSGLVVSRVGLGMMSYGDTSRRAWHLDADAALPLVRAAAEAGGTFFDTADMYDQGASEEVTGTLLREVFGSRDDYVLATKVYFPMGDAPTSRGLPRKHLHAAVDASLRRRGTDHIDLYQIHRWDDATPIEETMCALDELVRAGKVRYPGASSVYAWQFAKAQYTARAHGWSGFVSMQNLYNLAYREEEREMIPLCRDLGVLPYSPLARGFLTGSRTRGGGRSTVRCRSDPLAVDRLPLSTVGAIEFLGVVVLALVGSHSGRNLAALALAVGGVAVLTDVRLAGERLGFGYAFANCVGFMLYMVLGHRIATTGPGWRT is encoded by the coding sequence ATGCGGTATTCGCGCGTCGGGTTGTCCGGCCTGGTGGTGTCGCGGGTCGGGCTGGGGATGATGAGTTACGGCGACACCTCGCGCCGCGCCTGGCACCTGGACGCCGACGCGGCGCTGCCCCTGGTGCGGGCGGCGGCGGAGGCGGGCGGGACGTTCTTCGACACCGCGGACATGTACGACCAGGGCGCGAGTGAGGAGGTCACCGGCACTCTGCTGCGCGAGGTCTTCGGCTCCCGCGACGACTATGTGCTCGCCACGAAGGTGTACTTCCCGATGGGCGACGCGCCGACCTCGCGGGGCCTGCCCCGCAAGCACCTGCACGCCGCGGTGGACGCGTCGTTGCGCCGGCGGGGCACCGACCACATCGACCTGTACCAAATTCACCGATGGGACGACGCGACCCCGATCGAGGAGACGATGTGCGCCCTCGACGAACTCGTGCGGGCGGGAAAGGTCCGATATCCGGGGGCATCCAGCGTGTACGCGTGGCAGTTCGCCAAGGCGCAGTACACCGCCCGGGCCCACGGGTGGAGCGGATTCGTGTCGATGCAGAACCTCTACAACCTCGCCTACCGCGAGGAGGAGCGGGAGATGATCCCGCTCTGCCGCGACCTCGGCGTGCTGCCCTACAGCCCGCTCGCCCGCGGGTTCCTGACCGGCAGCCGCACCCGTGGCGGTGGACGTAGCACGGTCCGGTGCCGCAGCGACCCGCTGGCCGTCGACCGGCTGCCGTTGTCGACGGTGGGGGCGATCGAGTTCCTCGGGGTGGTCGTCCTGGCCCTCGTCGGGAGCCACAGCGGCCGCAACCTCGCCGCGCTCGCCCTGGCCGTCGGTGGGGTGGCGGTTCTCACCGATGTACGCCTGGCCGGTGAGCGCCTCGGGTTCGGATACGCCTTCGCCAACTGCGTCGGTTTCATGCTCTACATGGTCCTCGGCCACCGGATCGCGACGACCGGGCCCGGTTGGCGAACGTGA
- a CDS encoding EamA family transporter, giving the protein MAGIDQLGACMVVAAVVATPFGIGDAGTAFVHPLWLLWLLWGIGVGVCSSVIPYASDQLAMARLPRSVLAFLLALLPASSTVIGLVVLGQIPTWRDIIGVATVIAGVAIRQEQPDTS; this is encoded by the coding sequence ATGGCGGGGATCGACCAGCTCGGCGCGTGCATGGTCGTCGCCGCGGTGGTGGCCACCCCGTTCGGGATCGGCGACGCCGGCACCGCCTTCGTCCACCCGCTGTGGCTGCTGTGGCTGCTGTGGGGGATCGGGGTGGGAGTCTGCTCCTCCGTCATTCCCTACGCCAGCGATCAGTTGGCCATGGCCCGGCTGCCGCGGTCCGTCTTGGCCTTCCTGCTGGCGCTGCTGCCCGCGTCGTCCACTGTGATCGGGCTGGTCGTGCTTGGCCAGATACCCACCTGGCGCGACATCATCGGTGTGGCCACGGTGATCGCCGGTGTTGCGATACGCCAGGAGCAGCCGGACACGTCATGA
- a CDS encoding 2'-5' RNA ligase family protein — MQTTQRAQEEDGWPDVPGDTALTIKVPEADPLVRAGFPAHVTVLYPFLHESRIDARVHRELAELFAGHDAFTLTFGEFGRYPGVLYLDPWPHDPVVALTKDLTRRWPEALPYRGIFGPGPGPHLTVAVSDDPADSGAAHDACEAELAASLPLTSHVRAVHLIVWDGARWRDRTAYDLTRPVSCRA, encoded by the coding sequence ATGCAGACCACGCAGCGCGCGCAGGAGGAGGACGGGTGGCCGGACGTCCCCGGCGACACCGCACTCACCATCAAGGTTCCCGAGGCGGACCCGCTGGTCCGGGCCGGGTTCCCCGCGCATGTGACCGTGCTCTACCCGTTCCTGCACGAGAGCCGCATCGACGCGCGAGTCCACCGTGAACTGGCCGAACTGTTCGCCGGGCACGACGCGTTCACCCTGACGTTCGGCGAGTTCGGACGCTATCCCGGCGTGCTCTACCTCGACCCGTGGCCGCACGACCCGGTGGTCGCGCTGACCAAGGACCTCACGCGGCGCTGGCCCGAAGCGCTGCCGTACCGGGGGATCTTCGGTCCGGGGCCCGGCCCGCACCTGACGGTCGCGGTCAGCGACGACCCCGCGGACTCCGGCGCCGCGCACGACGCGTGCGAGGCCGAACTCGCCGCGTCCCTGCCGCTGACCAGCCACGTCCGCGCGGTCCACCTGATCGTCTGGGACGGAGCACGCTGGCGGGACCGTACCGCGTACGACCTTACGAGGCCGGTCAGCTGTCGCGCTTGA
- a CDS encoding helix-turn-helix domain-containing protein, which translates to MEARVSGAAGARETDQFATLLRELKDRSGLSYGGLAKRLHMSTSTLHRYCNGTAVPNEYAPVERLARACRATPQELVELHRRWVLADEARRLRGDQAAATRAEAAASGDAGAGTVAGAAAGAAAGPAADSAWAPAPAPAPDTAQGAGWADPAAGAGAPQTAGTGSAAESDRTAALPASSPGPSPAPGLTAGPAQDGDGGPDEPDGQVVVRLPRGPSSPRRRRNALIASAAAAAVLATTALVAHPWDRAGDNARDQQAVGATASSDTADAKAPSTTPSPTGSRHTRSASPSTPASSGTSGAPQGVTTQGAKSTPTGSSSKGTPLTVGVRPYAFDDPCRQHFLVDSAPAQVGPPGNEQDAPRWAAAYGGVSSGEQRIALTIQGTGSDTVVLQALHVRAISSGAPLAWNDYSMGVGCGGGVDVKTFDIDLDNGSPTATVLNGQRNFPYKVSESDPEVFYVTAHTKAHDVRWDLSLDWSSGTRSGTISINDKGTPFHTSADVDRPGYDYPNGGSDWIKRDS; encoded by the coding sequence ATGGAGGCACGGGTGTCGGGTGCGGCAGGAGCCAGGGAGACGGACCAGTTCGCGACGCTTCTGCGCGAGCTCAAGGACCGCTCGGGACTGAGCTACGGGGGGCTGGCCAAGCGGCTGCACATGAGCACGTCGACGCTGCACCGCTACTGCAACGGGACCGCGGTCCCGAACGAGTACGCGCCGGTGGAACGCCTCGCACGCGCGTGCCGGGCGACCCCGCAGGAACTCGTGGAGCTGCATCGGCGCTGGGTGCTGGCGGACGAGGCGCGCAGGCTCAGGGGGGATCAGGCGGCGGCGACGCGGGCGGAGGCGGCGGCTTCGGGTGACGCCGGCGCGGGTACGGTCGCGGGCGCGGCGGCGGGCGCGGCAGCCGGTCCGGCCGCGGACTCGGCGTGGGCCCCCGCCCCGGCACCGGCCCCGGACACAGCTCAGGGCGCCGGCTGGGCCGATCCCGCGGCCGGGGCAGGGGCGCCGCAGACGGCGGGCACCGGATCAGCGGCGGAGTCGGACCGTACCGCGGCACTTCCCGCCTCCTCCCCCGGACCGTCGCCCGCACCAGGACTGACAGCGGGACCCGCGCAGGACGGGGACGGCGGGCCGGACGAGCCGGACGGCCAGGTCGTCGTGCGGCTGCCGCGTGGCCCCTCGTCGCCGCGGCGGCGCCGCAACGCGCTGATCGCCTCCGCCGCGGCGGCCGCCGTGCTCGCGACCACGGCGCTCGTCGCACACCCATGGGACCGGGCCGGCGACAACGCCCGTGACCAGCAGGCCGTCGGCGCCACCGCGAGCAGCGACACGGCCGACGCGAAGGCGCCGTCCACCACCCCGTCGCCGACCGGGTCTCGGCACACCCGGTCCGCGTCGCCGTCGACCCCCGCGAGCAGCGGCACGTCCGGTGCCCCGCAGGGCGTGACCACCCAGGGCGCGAAGTCGACGCCCACCGGGAGCAGCAGCAAGGGCACCCCGCTCACCGTCGGCGTCCGCCCCTACGCCTTCGACGATCCGTGCCGCCAGCACTTCCTCGTCGACAGCGCGCCCGCGCAGGTCGGCCCGCCCGGGAACGAGCAGGACGCGCCGCGATGGGCCGCCGCGTACGGCGGGGTCTCCTCGGGCGAGCAGCGGATCGCCCTCACCATCCAGGGCACCGGCTCGGACACCGTCGTCCTGCAGGCGCTGCACGTACGCGCCATCAGCAGCGGCGCCCCGCTCGCCTGGAACGACTACTCGATGGGGGTCGGCTGCGGTGGCGGCGTGGACGTCAAGACCTTCGACATCGACCTCGACAACGGCAGCCCCACGGCCACGGTCCTGAACGGTCAGCGCAACTTCCCCTACAAGGTCAGCGAGTCCGACCCGGAGGTCTTCTACGTCACTGCGCACACCAAGGCGCACGACGTCCGCTGGGACCTGAGCCTGGACTGGTCCAGCGGCACCCGCAGCGGCACGATCAGCATCAACGACAAGGGCACCCCCTTCCACACCAGCGCAGACGTCGACCGCCCCGGCTACGACTACCCCAACGGCGGCAGCGACTGGATCAAGCGCGACAGCTGA
- a CDS encoding DUF4232 domain-containing protein: MSIIRNTRSRLLGAAATVVLAALSLTACSDDGSGSRNEGASTADVSATLAPSAGAPMAADSTAAGSADGGSAPATTAPSGVKPSAGSGATRPAAKGVPTKVPAASGAPVTCQGSDTKVVAAPLNRPVNHMLLTVTNTGSKTCYLYNYPELRFTDAQAVPPVIKDSVPQAVVTLEPGQSGYASVALSASDGSGKNGRTVKSLEVYFSGRSGVGSVGSAAHPSLPAKGVYIDDSLATTYWQQTMDLALAW, translated from the coding sequence ATGTCCATCATCCGAAACACCCGTAGCCGTCTCCTCGGTGCCGCCGCGACCGTCGTGCTCGCTGCGCTCTCCCTGACCGCCTGCAGTGACGATGGATCGGGCAGCAGGAACGAGGGTGCTTCGACGGCTGACGTCTCGGCGACCTTGGCGCCCTCGGCGGGCGCCCCCATGGCCGCGGATTCCACGGCCGCGGGTTCCGCTGACGGCGGGTCCGCGCCGGCCACCACGGCGCCGTCCGGGGTCAAGCCGTCCGCGGGGTCGGGTGCTACCCGGCCGGCGGCGAAGGGTGTTCCCACCAAGGTCCCGGCCGCCTCGGGGGCGCCGGTCACCTGCCAGGGCTCCGACACGAAGGTGGTGGCGGCTCCGTTGAACCGTCCGGTGAACCACATGCTGCTCACGGTCACCAACACCGGCAGCAAGACGTGCTACCTCTACAACTACCCGGAGTTGAGGTTCACCGACGCGCAGGCGGTGCCGCCGGTCATCAAGGACTCCGTGCCGCAGGCCGTGGTCACCCTGGAGCCCGGCCAGTCCGGCTACGCCTCGGTCGCCCTGTCCGCGAGCGACGGCAGCGGCAAGAACGGCCGCACCGTGAAGAGCCTGGAGGTCTACTTCTCCGGCCGCTCCGGCGTCGGGAGCGTCGGCAGCGCCGCCCACCCCTCGCTGCCCGCCAAGGGCGTCTACATCGACGACTCCCTCGCCACCACCTACTGGCAGCAGACGATGGACCTCGCCCTGGCCTGGTGA
- a CDS encoding FG-GAP and VCBS repeat-containing protein: MSQRIPRRAHRLALAAAVAVVSAVVAPAAVAQAAPGGTAHAATAGAKATQKAQVVDFNGDGHADMAVGSPYGTASGKSEAGYVSVVYGAAGGVDQAKHYLFAQDSPGIPGGSEALDRFGSTVVPVDLNGDGYTDLVVGASGEDIGTDASGVDAGMLTVLWGSASGLGNATAIDTGATAHAGVGGFLQAGDFNGDGKQELVTSYGSQTLRTLSGIGADGKVASVSDLNLWDVERGDTVTLHSIAAGDINGDGTTDLVALVTDTDEPDSYRGYLLLGGANGFTYAGYAKQTSGMRVPGQSVAIGDVNGDGYGDIVFGHSTDYYDSDEDLPVKGGAVTIVYGGPHGQSTTLPPVWINQDTPGVPGVGETGDAMGASVAVGDVNGDGYADVVAGVPGEDYDGLTNAGSFLLLLGSSKGVTGTGSQVFTQNSDGVPGASESGDKFGAVVGALPATPSDPAQVVIGDPDENAGTGAVWVLHGTTTGLTGTGTANFGSSTMGTSGVGAYFGEELSTTPADVDINEGV, encoded by the coding sequence ATGTCTCAACGTATCCCCCGTCGCGCCCACCGGCTGGCGCTGGCGGCTGCCGTGGCCGTGGTCAGCGCGGTGGTCGCACCGGCGGCGGTGGCCCAGGCCGCCCCCGGCGGCACCGCGCACGCGGCCACCGCGGGGGCCAAAGCCACCCAGAAGGCGCAGGTCGTCGACTTCAACGGGGACGGCCACGCCGACATGGCGGTCGGTTCGCCGTACGGGACCGCCAGCGGCAAGTCCGAGGCCGGCTACGTGTCGGTGGTGTACGGCGCGGCCGGCGGCGTCGACCAGGCGAAGCACTACCTGTTCGCGCAGGACAGCCCCGGAATCCCCGGCGGCTCCGAGGCACTTGACCGGTTCGGGTCCACGGTGGTGCCGGTGGACCTCAACGGTGACGGCTACACCGACCTCGTGGTCGGCGCCTCCGGGGAGGACATCGGCACCGACGCGTCCGGTGTCGACGCGGGCATGCTGACCGTGTTGTGGGGCAGCGCGTCCGGTCTGGGCAACGCCACCGCCATCGACACCGGAGCCACCGCGCACGCGGGGGTCGGCGGCTTCCTCCAGGCCGGCGACTTCAACGGCGACGGAAAGCAGGAACTGGTCACCTCCTACGGCAGCCAGACCCTGCGGACGCTGTCCGGGATCGGCGCGGACGGCAAGGTCGCCTCGGTCTCCGACCTCAACCTGTGGGATGTGGAGCGCGGCGACACGGTGACCCTGCACAGCATCGCGGCGGGCGACATCAACGGCGACGGCACCACCGACCTCGTGGCCCTGGTCACCGACACGGACGAGCCCGACTCCTACCGCGGCTACCTGCTGCTGGGCGGCGCGAACGGGTTCACCTACGCCGGATACGCCAAGCAGACCAGCGGGATGCGGGTGCCCGGCCAGAGCGTGGCGATCGGCGACGTGAACGGCGACGGCTACGGGGACATCGTCTTCGGCCACAGCACCGACTACTACGACAGCGACGAGGACCTGCCGGTCAAGGGCGGCGCCGTCACGATCGTCTACGGCGGCCCCCACGGTCAGAGCACCACCCTCCCGCCGGTGTGGATCAACCAGGACACCCCGGGCGTCCCGGGCGTCGGCGAGACCGGCGACGCGATGGGCGCATCCGTGGCGGTCGGTGACGTCAACGGCGACGGGTACGCCGACGTCGTCGCGGGCGTGCCCGGTGAGGACTACGACGGGCTGACCAACGCGGGCTCGTTCCTTCTCCTGCTCGGCTCCTCGAAGGGTGTCACCGGGACCGGCTCCCAGGTCTTCACGCAGAACTCCGACGGCGTACCCGGCGCTTCCGAGAGCGGTGACAAGTTCGGCGCCGTGGTCGGCGCGCTCCCGGCGACGCCCTCCGACCCGGCGCAGGTGGTGATCGGCGACCCGGACGAGAACGCCGGCACCGGCGCGGTCTGGGTGCTGCACGGCACCACCACCGGTCTGACCGGCACCGGCACCGCCAACTTCGGCTCCTCCACCATGGGCACCAGCGGGGTCGGCGCCTACTTCGGCGAGGAACTCAGCACCACCCCGGCCGACGTGGACATCAACGAGGGCGTCTGA
- a CDS encoding MarR family winged helix-turn-helix transcriptional regulator translates to MPSEDKSTQEPLAKLLWRAHNWFRTAVTAHLEDGAGGVSPAHATLLSQLDPDGMPMSDLARQMGVSPPATHQMVHQLAALGLLQVVPNPRSGRSKLVVLTPEGLTRRRQALEVLDDLEAELAQRIGKRRVTALRDALEQGWGDTAAADRTSTAAGA, encoded by the coding sequence GTGCCCAGCGAAGACAAGTCGACCCAGGAACCGCTCGCCAAGCTGCTGTGGCGGGCCCACAACTGGTTCCGTACGGCCGTGACCGCGCACCTTGAGGACGGCGCCGGCGGGGTGAGTCCGGCGCACGCGACGCTGCTGAGCCAGCTCGATCCGGACGGCATGCCGATGTCCGACCTGGCCCGGCAGATGGGTGTGAGTCCCCCGGCGACCCACCAGATGGTCCACCAACTCGCCGCCCTCGGGCTGCTCCAGGTGGTGCCGAACCCCCGCTCGGGACGGTCGAAACTCGTCGTGCTCACGCCGGAAGGTCTCACCCGCCGCCGGCAGGCGCTGGAGGTACTCGACGATCTGGAGGCGGAGTTGGCGCAGCGGATCGGGAAGCGGCGGGTCACGGCGCTGCGTGACGCGCTCGAACAGGGCTGGGGTGACACCGCCGCCGCGGACCGTACGTCCACGGCGGCGGGTGCGTAG
- a CDS encoding amidohydrolase family protein, which translates to MRGAPMKLIALEEAFWYDKLQTQGSPVGHIPLKPEVLANVRRLLPDFTEFRLADMDRNGVDLQVLSLTAPGVQMQPDPRIAVADARMANDFLATVVGEHPGRFQGLAAVPLQDPKRAAAELRRAIEELGLCGALVNDHTLGHYLDEPQYAPFWETLQDLGVPLYIHPNPVPSDHWNVVQGYPGLEHATWGWNHSTGGHALRLVFGGVFDRFPGARIILGHMGEFLPAQLYRVDARYRDLDPDVQRPLKKAPSEYFGTNIVITTSGVFSHAALVDAIQTIGVDNVMFSIDYPFEPTATAAEFMRTAPLAPPDKAKVAHANAERILRLT; encoded by the coding sequence ATGAGAGGCGCTCCGATGAAGCTGATCGCCCTAGAGGAAGCGTTCTGGTACGACAAGCTGCAGACCCAGGGCTCGCCGGTCGGCCATATCCCCCTGAAGCCCGAAGTGCTCGCGAACGTAAGGCGGTTGCTGCCCGACTTCACCGAGTTCAGGCTCGCGGACATGGACCGGAACGGCGTCGACCTGCAGGTGCTCTCCCTGACCGCCCCCGGCGTCCAGATGCAGCCGGACCCGCGGATCGCGGTGGCCGACGCCCGCATGGCCAACGACTTCCTCGCCACCGTCGTCGGCGAGCACCCGGGCCGGTTCCAGGGCCTGGCCGCCGTCCCGCTGCAGGACCCGAAGCGGGCCGCGGCCGAACTGCGCCGCGCCATCGAGGAACTCGGCCTGTGCGGCGCCCTGGTCAACGACCACACCCTCGGCCACTACCTGGACGAGCCGCAGTACGCGCCGTTCTGGGAGACCCTGCAGGACCTCGGCGTCCCGCTCTACATCCACCCGAACCCGGTGCCGTCCGACCACTGGAACGTCGTCCAGGGGTACCCGGGGCTGGAGCACGCGACGTGGGGCTGGAACCACAGCACGGGCGGGCACGCGCTGCGGCTGGTCTTCGGCGGCGTCTTCGACCGGTTCCCCGGCGCCCGGATCATCCTGGGGCACATGGGCGAGTTCCTGCCCGCGCAGCTCTACCGCGTCGACGCCCGCTACCGCGATCTCGACCCCGACGTGCAGCGGCCGCTGAAGAAGGCGCCCTCGGAGTACTTCGGAACGAACATCGTGATCACCACCTCCGGCGTGTTCTCGCACGCGGCGCTCGTCGACGCGATCCAGACCATCGGCGTCGACAACGTGATGTTCTCGATCGACTACCCGTTCGAGCCGACCGCGACGGCGGCCGAGTTCATGCGCACCGCGCCCCTGGCCCCACCGGACAAGGCCAAGGTCGCCCACGCGAACGCCGAGCGCATCCTGCGGCTCACCTAG